Proteins found in one Candidatus Eisenbacteria bacterium genomic segment:
- a CDS encoding NADH-quinone oxidoreductase subunit A, with product MNQVDPNSTTAFIPILMMLIVGIGFAVFTLVASHFLGTRVNDPAKLSPYECGITPTGTARERFHTRFYLVAMLFIVFDIETVFLYPWAIVFRQLRIFGLIEMGVFVGILLLGLVYVWGKGALEWD from the coding sequence ATGAATCAAGTCGATCCCAACTCGACCACGGCCTTCATACCCATCCTCATGATGCTGATCGTGGGGATCGGCTTCGCCGTCTTCACGCTCGTCGCGTCCCATTTCCTGGGCACCCGGGTGAACGATCCGGCCAAGCTGAGCCCCTACGAGTGCGGCATCACGCCGACCGGGACGGCGCGGGAGCGCTTCCACACCCGTTTCTATCTGGTCGCCATGCTCTTCATCGTGTTCGACATCGAAACGGTCTTCCTCTACCCGTGGGCGATCGTCTTCAGGCAGCTCCGGATCTTCGGCCTGATCGAGATGGGGGTGTTCGTGGGGATTCTGCTCCTGGGCCTGGTCTACGTCTGGGGGAAAGGCGCGCTCGAGTGGGATTGA